One Anas platyrhynchos isolate ZD024472 breed Pekin duck chromosome 2, IASCAAS_PekinDuck_T2T, whole genome shotgun sequence DNA segment encodes these proteins:
- the CYC1 gene encoding LOW QUALITY PROTEIN: cytochrome c1, heme protein, mitochondrial (The sequence of the model RefSeq protein was modified relative to this genomic sequence to represent the inferred CDS: inserted 1 base in 1 codon): MAAVAVGARGALGAAAGAAGLRRLPLGHGGRLLLAPRPRAAPVGARSVSSWGRPRGRAVAVALGALAAGGGTALALYGALSAGELEMHPPSFPWSHGGXLAALDHGSVRRGYQVYKQVCSACHSMEYLAFRNLIGVTHTEEEAKALAEEVEVLDGPDENGEMFTRPGKISDYFPKPYPNPEAARAANNGALPPDLSYIVNARHGGEDYVFSLLTGYCDPPAGVSVREGLHYNPYFPGQAIGMAPPIYNEILEFDDGTPATMSQIAKDVCTFLRWAAEPEHDHRKRMGLKMLMISSLLISLTYYLKRHKWSVLKSRKMVYRPPK; encoded by the exons atggcggcggtggcggtgggggctcggggggctctgggggctgcggcgggggcggcggggctgcggcgCCTCCCCCTCGGGCACGGGGGGCGCCTCCTGCTGGCACCGAGACCCCGGGCGGCGCCCGTCGGG gctCGCTCCGTTTCCTCGtgggggcggccccgcggcagggcggtggcggtggcgcTGGGGGCgctggcggcggggggggggacggcGCTGGCCCTGTACGGGGCGCTGAGTGCCGGGGAGCTGGAGATGCACCCCCCCAGCTTCCCCTGGAGCCACGGGG TGCTCGCAGCGCTGGACCACGGCAG cgtGCGGCGCGGCTACCAGGTGTACAAGCAGGTGTGCTCGGCCTGCCACAGCATGGAGTACCTGGCCTTCCGCAACCTCATCGGCGTCACGCACACCGAGGAGGAGGCCAAGGCGCTGGCCGAGGAG GTGGAGGTGCTGGACGGCCCGGATGAGAACGGGGAGATGTTCACGCGCCCCGGCAAAATCTCCGATTATTTCCCCAAACCTTACCCCAACCCCGAGGCCGCCAGAGCCGCCAACAACGGGGCGCTGCCCCCCGACCTCAGCTACATCGTCAACGCCCG GCACGGGGGGGAGGATTACGTCTTCTCCCTCCTCACCGGGTACTGCGACCCCCCGGCCGGCGTCTCGGTGCGCGAGGGGCTGCACTACAACCCCTACTTCCCGGGACAGGCCATCGGCATGGCCCCCCCCATCTACAACGAGATCCTGGAGTTCGATGACG gCACCCCGGCCACCATGTCGCAGATCGCCAAGGACGTCTGCACCTTCCTGCGGTGGGCGGCGGAGCCGGAGCACGACCACCGCAAACGGATGGGCTTGAAG ATGCTGATGATCTCCAGCCTGCTGATATCCCTCACCTACTACTTGAAGCGCCACAAGTGGTCTGTTCTGAAGAGCAGGAAAATGGTTTACCGGCCTCCCAAATAG
- the SHARPIN gene encoding sharpin has product MALPGAPSPGPAAAPPALPPPPPPPTVLMSVRVALEQPPRRPPPPAALLRLQLSLQPQPPPARRRFRLGLRTAEEAGGASIAEYDLKDISYTVRSPTCHELVVVGALDEPMVFNFEEEREAQKWWTIVSSSLREVQKASDSSSLAPQASSLPAAAGGSSAEGDPEEALFSELSRKEDLALQLAQAIEDGDEEAAAQCAVALARQQATLSILLKDSNYPPDDISMNVGVEDATSSASIVLRVQPHTTIATLKQQVFQDYGFHPLVQRWIIGQCLCVDERTVSSYGIRRDGDTAFLYLLSAKRAELTRQRYEEDQAQLLLNSIAALGDGAAAGEQRQYNTLPSASPRKAWGSDPGRKMDIGEISQHLDTMQIGDLVSNPSASAAASLPSPVQAGWSCPKCTFINKPTRPGCEMCSTDRPEDYVVPCSYKPDETELWRIQQEQEGILQYQQALEAERLRNFQQLLQLEEEVLVPNREALECRICYQQVPPGQGVLLRECLHNFCRDCLRQVINYSEEPEVGCPFRDDSYACSSHLQEREIRALVSPEEYRRFLERGLALAERRTRNSFHCQSSDCRGWCIYEDSVNEFRCPICQALNCLLCKAIHEGKNCRQYQDDLQLRAQNDAAARQTSDMLQTLVQLGEAMHCPTCHIIVQKKDGCDWIRCTVCQTEICWVTKGPRWGPGGPGDTSGGCRCNVNGQRCHPRCQNCH; this is encoded by the exons atgGCTCTGCCcggtgccccctcccccggcccggccgcggccccccccgcgctgccgccgccgccccccccccccacggtgCTGATGTCGGTGCGCGTGGCCCTGGAGCagcccccccgccgcccgccgccccccgccgccctgcTCCGCCTGCAGCTCAGCCTccagccgcagcccccccccgcgcGGCGCCGCTTCCGCCTCGGGCTGAGGACGGCGGAGGAGGCCGGGGGCGCG AGCATCGCCGAGTACGACCTGAAGGACATCTCCTACACCGTCAGGAGCCCCACGTGCCACGAGCTGGTGGTCGTCGGCGCCCTGGACGAGCCGATGGTCTTCAACTTCGAGGAGGAGCGGGAGGCGCAGAAGTGGTGGACGATCGTCAGCAGCTCCCTGCGGGAGGTGCAGAAAG cCTCCGACAGCAGCTCGCTGGCCCCCCAGGCCTCGTCCCTGCCCGCGGCGGCCGGGGGCAGCTCCGCAGAGGGGGATCCGGAGGAAGCTTTGTTCTCGGAGCTCTCCAGGAAAG AGGACCTGGCGCTGCAGCTGGCTCAGGCCATCGAGGACGGTGACGAGGAGGCGGCCGCGCAGTGCGCCGTGGCCCTGGCTCGCCAGCAGGCCACCCTCAGCATCCTGCTGAAGGACTCCAACTACCCCCCCGACGACATCAG CATGAACGTGGGCGTGGAGGACGCGACGTCGTCTGCCAGCATCGTCCTCAGGGTCCAGCCCCACACTACAATCGCGACGCTCAAGCAGCAG gtgttCCAGGATTACGGCTTCCACCCCCTGGTGCAGCGCTGGATCATCGGGCAGTGCCTGTGCGTGGACGAGCGGACGGTTTCGTCCTACGGCATCCGCAGGGACGGGGACACGGCCTTCCTCTACCTGCTGTCGGCCAAGAGGGCCGAGCTGACGCGGCAGCGCTACGAGGAGGACcaggcacagctcctgctcAACTCCATCGCCGCGCTCGGCGACGGCGCCGCGGCCGGGGAGCAGCGCCAGTACAACACCCTGCCCAGCGCGTCCCCCAGGAAAG CGTGGGGGAGCGACCCCGGCAGGAAGATGGACATCGGTGAGATCAGCCAGCACCTGGACACCATGCAGATCGGAGACCTCGTCAGCAACCCCTCGGCATCCGCTGCCGCCTCCCTGCCCTCGCCGGTGCAG GCGGGCTGGTCGTGCCCCAAGTGCACCTTCATCAACAAGCCCACGCGGCCGGGCTGCGAGATGTGCAGCACAGACCGCCCGGAGGACTACGTGGTGCCCTGCAGCTACAAGCCCGACGAAACGGAGCTCTGGAGGatccagcaggagcaggaggggatcCTGCAGTACCAACAG gcgCTGGAGGCCGAGCGGCTGCGGaatttccagcagctgctgcagctggaggaggaggtgctggTGCCCAACCGCGAGGCGCTCGAGTGCCGCATCTGCTACCAGCAGGTGCCCCCCGGGCAGGGCGTGCTGCTGCGAGAGTGCCTGCACAACTTCTGCAG GGACTGCCTGCGCCAGGTCATCAACTACAGCGAGGAGCCCGAGGTGGGCTGCCCCTTCCGCGACGACTCCTACGCCTGCAGCAGCCACCTGCAGGAGCGCGAGATCCGGGCG CTGGTGTCCCCGGAGGAGTACCGGCGCTTCCTGGAGCGGGGCCTGGCGCTGGCGGAGCGGCGCACGCGGAACAGCTTCCACTGCCAGAGCAGCGACTGCCGCGGCTGGTGCATCTACGAGGACTCGGTCAACGAATTCCGCTGCCCCATCTGCCAGGCCCTCAACTGCCTGCTCTGCAAG GCCATCCACGAGGGGAAGAACTGCCGGCAGTACCAGGACGACCTCCAGCTCCGGGCGCAGAACGATGCAGCCGCCCGGCAGACCAGCGACATGCTGCAG accctggTGCAGCTCGGGGAGGCCATGCACTGCCCCACGTGCCACATCATCGTGCAGAAGAAGGACGGCTGCGACTGGATCCGCTGCACCGTGTGCCAGACCGAGATCTGCTGGGTGACCAAGGGGCCGCGCTGGGGGCCGGGG GGTCCCGGGGACACCAGTGGCGGGTGCCGCTGCAACGTCAACGGGCAGAGGTGCCACCCCCGCTGCCAAAACTGCCACTGA
- the MAF1 gene encoding repressor of RNA polymerase III transcription MAF1 homolog codes for MKLLENSSFEAINSQLTVETGDAHIIGRIESYSCKMAGDDKHMFKQFCQEGQPHVLEALSPPQTTGISPSRLSKSQSGDEEGPLSDKCSRKTLFYLIATLNESFRPDYDFSAAKSHEFSREPSLNWVVNAVNCSLFSAVREDFNALKPHLWDAVDEEICLSECDIYSYNPDLDSDPFGEDGSLWSFNYFFYNKRLKRIVFFTCRSISGYAYTRPEAGNELDMELGEEEEDTEGSRDGHDAESGSIEEDRLQVICM; via the exons ATGAAGCTGCTGGAGAACTCAAGTTTCGAAGCAATAAACTCCCAGCTGACGGTGGAGACCGGAGACGCCCACATCATCGGCAG GATCGAGAGCTACTCCTGCAAGATGGCCGGGGACGACAAGCACATGTTCAAGCAGTTCTGCCAGGAGGGGCAGCCCCACGTGCTGGAGGCGCTGTCGCCCCCGCAGACCACGGGGATCAGCCCCAGCAG GCTGAGCAAAAGTCAGAGCGGGGACGAGGAGGGGCCCCTGAGCGACAAGTGCAGCCGCAAGACCCTCTTCTACCTGATCGCCACGCTCAACGAGTCCTTCCGCCCCGACTACGACTTCAGCGCCGCCAAGAGCCACGAGTTCAGCCGGGAGCCCAGCCTCAACTGG GTGGTGAACGCTGTCAACTGCAGCCTCTTCTCTGCAGTCCGCGAGGATTTCAACGCGCTGAAGCCACACCTGTGGGATGCTGTGGATGAGGAGATTTGCCTTTCCGAGTGTGACATCTACAG CTACAACCCCGACCTGGATTCAGACCCTTTTGGAGAAGACGGGAGCCTCTGGTCCTTCAACTACTTCTTTTACAACAAGAGGCTGAAGAGGATTGTCTTTTTTACCTGTCGTTCCATCAG CGGCTACGCCTACACACGCCCGGAGGCTGGAAACGAGCTGGATATGGAGctcggggaggaggaggaggacacgGAGGGGAGCAGGGACGGCCACGACGCCGAGAGCGGCAGCATCGAGGAGGACAG GTTGCAGGTGATCTGCATGTGA
- the HGH1 gene encoding protein HGH1 homolog isoform X2, with protein sequence MAMAEALRDLAALLGPEAGPGPGAAAARAGAAEAALSLSGSAEGRRLLAAHPAVLEALLGLAAGPRPCPAAGRCLLNVAAEPQARGPLLAALPALLGLLPAGPACGALANLCRDPSGARRVLRGLEESGRGLEPLLGALGEPRPPPELGPLLCNLSQVPEGRRALLDRSRCSLQRLLPFTQYRDSVGHRRGIVGALRNCCFEHEHHEWLLGDEVDILPFLLLPLAGPEEFPEDEMERLPVDLQYLPPDKQREEEPDIRKMLLEAIMLPRSLGSSQPQRQAGTLSGRRAPTWCCGSCTAGSRSPTCWLPARSSFRC encoded by the exons ATGGCGATGGCGGAGGCGCTGCGGGACCTGGCGGCGCTGCTGGGCCCTGAGGCGGGCCCGggcccgggggcggcggcggcgcgggcgggggcggcggaggcggcgcTGTCGCTGTCGGGCTCCGCCGAGGGCCGGCGGCTGCTGGCGGCTCACCCCGCGGTGCTGGAggcgctgctggggctggcggcggggccTAGGCCGTgcccggcggcggggcgctgccTCCTCAACGTGGCGGCCGAGCCCCAGGCCCGGGGCCCGCTGCTGGCGGCGCTGCCggcgctgctggggctgctgccggcCGGCCCGGCCTGCGGGGCGCTCGCCAACCTGTGCCGGGACCCCTCCGGGGCGCGCCGGGTGCTGCGAGGCCTGGAGGAGAGCGGCCGGGGGCTGGAGCCGCTGCTCGGGGCGCTGGGCgagccccggccgcccccggaGCTGGGGCCGCTGCTCTGCAACCTCAGCCAGGTGCCCGAGGGGCGCAGGGCGCTCCTGGACCGCTCCCG GTGCTcgctgcagaggctgctgccctTCACGCAGTACCGGGACTCGGTCGGACACCGGCGAGGCATCGTGGGTGCGCTCCGCAACTGCTGCTTCGAGCACG AGCACCACGAGTGGCTGCTGGGCGACGAGGTGGACatcctgcccttcctgctcctgcctctcGCAGGCCCCGAGGAATTCCCCGAGGATGAGATGGAAA GGCTGCCCGTGGACCTGCAGTACCTGCCACCGGACAAGCAGCGGGAGGAAGAGCCCGACATCCGCAAGATGCTGCTGGAAGCCATCATGCTG CCTCGTTCCCTCGGCAGCTCACAGCCACAAAGGCAGGCCGGCACGCTGTCAGGGAGAAGGGCACCTACCTGGTGCTGCGGGAGCTGCACCGCTGGGAGCAGGAGCCCGACGTGCTGGCTGCCTGCGAGAAGCTCATTCAG GTGCTGA
- the HGH1 gene encoding protein HGH1 homolog isoform X1 — protein MAMAEALRDLAALLGPEAGPGPGAAAARAGAAEAALSLSGSAEGRRLLAAHPAVLEALLGLAAGPRPCPAAGRCLLNVAAEPQARGPLLAALPALLGLLPAGPACGALANLCRDPSGARRVLRGLEESGRGLEPLLGALGEPRPPPELGPLLCNLSQVPEGRRALLDRSRCSLQRLLPFTQYRDSVGHRRGIVGALRNCCFEHEHHEWLLGDEVDILPFLLLPLAGPEEFPEDEMERLPVDLQYLPPDKQREEEPDIRKMLLEAIMLLTATKAGRHAVREKGTYLVLRELHRWEQEPDVLAACEKLIQVLIGDEPGPGMENLLEVSIPEEVEQQLQRLDREEEERWQRERGEQRQEQEQDKEQEQDEAQEQDKAREQDQEPWR, from the exons ATGGCGATGGCGGAGGCGCTGCGGGACCTGGCGGCGCTGCTGGGCCCTGAGGCGGGCCCGggcccgggggcggcggcggcgcgggcgggggcggcggaggcggcgcTGTCGCTGTCGGGCTCCGCCGAGGGCCGGCGGCTGCTGGCGGCTCACCCCGCGGTGCTGGAggcgctgctggggctggcggcggggccTAGGCCGTgcccggcggcggggcgctgccTCCTCAACGTGGCGGCCGAGCCCCAGGCCCGGGGCCCGCTGCTGGCGGCGCTGCCggcgctgctggggctgctgccggcCGGCCCGGCCTGCGGGGCGCTCGCCAACCTGTGCCGGGACCCCTCCGGGGCGCGCCGGGTGCTGCGAGGCCTGGAGGAGAGCGGCCGGGGGCTGGAGCCGCTGCTCGGGGCGCTGGGCgagccccggccgcccccggaGCTGGGGCCGCTGCTCTGCAACCTCAGCCAGGTGCCCGAGGGGCGCAGGGCGCTCCTGGACCGCTCCCG GTGCTcgctgcagaggctgctgccctTCACGCAGTACCGGGACTCGGTCGGACACCGGCGAGGCATCGTGGGTGCGCTCCGCAACTGCTGCTTCGAGCACG AGCACCACGAGTGGCTGCTGGGCGACGAGGTGGACatcctgcccttcctgctcctgcctctcGCAGGCCCCGAGGAATTCCCCGAGGATGAGATGGAAA GGCTGCCCGTGGACCTGCAGTACCTGCCACCGGACAAGCAGCGGGAGGAAGAGCCCGACATCCGCAAGATGCTGCTGGAAGCCATCATGCTG CTCACAGCCACAAAGGCAGGCCGGCACGCTGTCAGGGAGAAGGGCACCTACCTGGTGCTGCGGGAGCTGCACCGCTGGGAGCAGGAGCCCGACGTGCTGGCTGCCTGCGAGAAGCTCATTCAG GTGCTGATTGGGGATGAGCCCGGCCCGGGGATGGAGAACCTGCTGGAGGTGAGCATCCCCGAGGaggtggagcagcagctgcagcgcctggaccgggaggaggaggagcggtggcagcgggagcggggggagcagcgccaggagcaggagcaggacaaggagcaggagcaggacgAGGCACAGGAACAGGACAAGGCACGGGAACAGGACCAGGAGCCGTGGCGGTGA